Proteins encoded within one genomic window of Streptomyces rubradiris:
- the treS gene encoding maltose alpha-D-glucosyltransferase — MTVNEPVPDTFEDTPAKDRDPEWFKRAVFYEVLVRSFQDSNGDGVGDLKGLTAKLDYLQWLGVDCLWLPPFFKSPLRDGGYDVSDYTAVLPEFGDLADFVEFVDAAHQRGMRVIIDFVMNHTSDQHPWFQESRTNPDGPYGDYYMWADDDKQYQDARIIFVDTEVSNWTFDPVRGQYYFHRFFSHQPDLNYENPAVQEEILAALRFWLDLGIDGYRLDAVPYLYAEEGTNCENLPATHRFLKRVRREIDALYPDTVLLAEANQWPEDVVDYFGDYSAGGDECHMAFHFPVMPRIFMAVRRESRYPVSEILAKTPAIPSNCQWGIFLRNHDELTLEMVTDEERDYMWAEYAKDPRMRANIGIRRRLAPLLDNDRNQIELFTALLLSLPGSPILYYGDEIGMGDNIWLGDRDAVRTPMQWTPDRNAGFSTCDPGRLFLPTIMDPVHGYQVTNVEASMSSPSSLLHWTRRMIEIRKQNPAFGLGSFTELTSSNPAVLAFLREHGDDLVLCVNNFSRFAQPTELDLRAYDGRHPVELIGGVRFPAIGELPYLLTLQGHGFYWFRLTRVASRIGRRR; from the coding sequence ATGACCGTCAACGAGCCCGTACCGGACACCTTCGAGGACACTCCGGCCAAGGACCGGGACCCGGAGTGGTTCAAACGCGCCGTCTTCTACGAGGTCCTGGTCCGCTCCTTCCAGGACAGCAACGGCGACGGCGTCGGCGACCTGAAGGGCCTGACCGCCAAGCTGGACTATCTCCAGTGGCTCGGCGTGGACTGCCTGTGGCTGCCGCCCTTCTTCAAGTCCCCGCTCAGGGACGGGGGTTACGACGTCTCCGACTACACCGCCGTGCTGCCGGAGTTCGGTGACCTCGCCGACTTCGTGGAGTTCGTGGACGCCGCCCACCAGCGCGGCATGCGGGTGATCATCGACTTCGTCATGAACCACACCAGCGACCAGCACCCGTGGTTCCAGGAGTCCCGCACGAACCCCGACGGCCCCTACGGCGACTACTACATGTGGGCCGACGACGACAAGCAGTACCAGGACGCCCGGATCATCTTCGTCGACACCGAGGTCTCCAACTGGACCTTCGACCCGGTGCGCGGCCAGTACTACTTCCACCGCTTCTTCTCGCACCAGCCCGACCTCAACTACGAGAACCCGGCCGTCCAGGAGGAAATCCTGGCCGCCCTCAGATTCTGGCTGGACCTCGGCATCGACGGCTACCGCCTGGACGCGGTGCCCTACCTGTACGCGGAAGAGGGCACCAACTGCGAGAACCTGCCCGCCACCCACCGGTTCCTGAAACGGGTGCGCCGCGAGATCGACGCGCTCTACCCGGACACCGTGCTGCTGGCGGAGGCCAACCAGTGGCCCGAGGACGTGGTCGACTACTTCGGCGACTACTCCGCCGGCGGCGACGAGTGCCACATGGCGTTCCACTTCCCCGTCATGCCGCGCATCTTCATGGCCGTGCGCCGCGAGTCCCGCTACCCGGTCTCCGAGATCCTCGCCAAGACCCCCGCGATCCCCTCGAACTGCCAGTGGGGCATCTTCCTGCGCAACCACGACGAGCTGACCCTCGAAATGGTCACCGACGAGGAACGCGACTACATGTGGGCCGAGTACGCCAAGGACCCCCGCATGCGCGCCAACATCGGCATCCGCCGCCGCCTCGCCCCCCTGCTCGACAACGACCGCAACCAGATCGAGCTGTTCACCGCCCTGCTGCTGTCCCTGCCCGGCTCGCCGATCCTCTACTACGGCGACGAGATCGGCATGGGCGACAACATCTGGCTCGGCGACCGCGACGCCGTCCGCACCCCCATGCAGTGGACCCCCGACCGCAACGCCGGCTTCTCGACGTGCGACCCGGGACGCCTGTTCCTGCCCACGATCATGGACCCGGTCCACGGCTACCAGGTCACCAACGTCGAAGCGTCCATGTCCTCCCCGTCGTCGCTGCTGCACTGGACCCGCCGGATGATCGAGATCCGCAAGCAGAACCCCGCCTTCGGACTGGGGTCGTTCACGGAACTGACGTCGTCCAACCCGGCGGTGCTGGCGTTCCTGCGCGAACACGGCGACGACCTGGTGCTGTGCGTGAACAACTTCTCCCGCTTCGCCCAGCCCACCGAACTCGACCTGCGGGCCTACGACGGACGGCACCCCGTCGAACTGATCGGCGGAGTGCGCTTCCCCGCCATCGGCGAACTGCCCTACCTGCTCACCTTGCAGGGCCACGGTTTCTACTGGTTCCGGCTCACCCGAGTCGCATCCCGCATCGGCCGCCGCCGCTGA
- a CDS encoding maltokinase N-terminal cap-like domain-containing protein, whose protein sequence is MPKTITPRPRTATGLDGPLDSLGGLLRDWLPRQRWFAGKDRPVTELSVLSVTELFPGCLHLLVHASHVPVPTPGGTPPPGDCYQLLLGVRPHLVPRLERAFIGRAVDGPLAGLAVYDALHDPRSAHLLLERLRHPGAAGPLRFEADPAARVPGGLPPRLLDAEQSNSSIVYGDAYILKLFRRIQPGVNPDLEVPAALAALGCSRVPAPVAWFSTADPRPATLGVLQPFLPDATDGWSLALAALAAGDDFTAEARALGRAMAEVHLALAEAFPPAGPGENGRTAEAMRARLDAAAHAVPGLLPFVPGLRAAFAALATCDTGPPAQRVHGDLHLGQVLRAGRDWFVIDFEGEPSRPLAERRTPQSPVRDVAGMLRSFDYAARQRRPWRPEWARRCREAFCAGYAARAGWDPRKKHALLRAHETDRAVYEVLYEARHRPDWLPVPMAAIKRLAVWGG, encoded by the coding sequence ATGCCGAAGACCATCACTCCCCGGCCGCGCACCGCGACCGGGCTCGACGGGCCGCTGGACTCGCTCGGCGGGCTGCTGCGCGACTGGCTGCCGAGGCAACGCTGGTTCGCGGGCAAGGACCGGCCCGTCACCGAGCTGTCGGTGCTGTCCGTGACCGAGCTGTTCCCAGGCTGTCTGCACCTGCTGGTGCACGCCTCCCACGTGCCGGTGCCCACGCCCGGCGGCACGCCCCCGCCCGGGGACTGCTACCAGCTGCTGCTGGGGGTGCGCCCGCACCTCGTGCCGCGGCTGGAGCGGGCGTTCATCGGGCGGGCCGTGGACGGACCGCTGGCCGGCCTCGCGGTGTACGACGCGCTGCACGACCCGCGCTCGGCCCACCTGCTGCTGGAGCGGCTGCGGCACCCCGGCGCGGCGGGCCCGCTGCGGTTCGAGGCGGACCCGGCCGCCCGGGTGCCCGGCGGGCTGCCGCCGCGGCTGCTGGACGCCGAGCAGTCCAACTCCTCGATCGTGTACGGCGACGCGTACATCCTGAAGCTGTTCCGCCGGATCCAGCCGGGCGTCAACCCGGACCTGGAGGTGCCGGCGGCGCTGGCCGCCCTCGGCTGCTCCCGGGTGCCGGCGCCGGTGGCCTGGTTCTCCACGGCCGATCCCCGCCCGGCCACCCTCGGGGTGCTCCAGCCGTTCCTGCCGGACGCCACCGACGGTTGGTCGCTGGCGCTGGCCGCGCTCGCGGCGGGCGACGACTTCACCGCCGAGGCCCGCGCGCTGGGCCGGGCCATGGCCGAGGTGCACCTGGCGCTGGCCGAGGCCTTCCCGCCGGCCGGGCCGGGCGAGAACGGCCGTACGGCCGAGGCGATGCGCGCGCGGCTGGACGCCGCCGCGCACGCCGTGCCCGGCCTGCTGCCCTTCGTGCCCGGTCTGCGGGCCGCGTTCGCGGCACTGGCCACCTGCGACACCGGGCCGCCCGCCCAGCGGGTCCACGGCGACCTGCACCTGGGGCAGGTGCTGCGGGCCGGCCGCGACTGGTTCGTCATCGACTTCGAGGGCGAGCCGTCCCGGCCGCTCGCCGAGCGGCGCACCCCGCAGTCCCCGGTGCGGGACGTCGCCGGGATGCTGCGCTCCTTCGACTACGCGGCCCGGCAGCGCCGCCCCTGGCGGCCCGAGTGGGCGCGCCGCTGCCGGGAGGCGTTCTGCGCGGGCTACGCGGCCCGCGCGGGCTGGGATCCACGCAAGAAGCACGCGCTGCTGCGCGCGCACGAGACGGACAGGGCGGTGTACGAGGTGCTGTACGAGGCGAGACACCGGCCGGACTGGCTGCCGGTACCGATGGCGGCGATCAAGCGGCTCGCCGTGTGGGGAGGCTGA
- the glgB gene encoding 1,4-alpha-glucan branching enzyme: MALRDTTRPEAAGPVPPVAAPLDPADRDRLLAGAHHDPHALLGAHPVPGGTLVRALRPNARAVSVLAGGERTELRSEGDGLFAGVLPRPDIPSYTLLVAYDDGEREVHDPYRFLPALGELDLHLIREGRHEQLWRALGAEPMVHQGVAGTRFTVWAPNAQGVRVAGDFTYWDGTQYPMRSLGACGVWELFLPGIGEGTRYKFEITSRYGHRFLKADPMARCAEVPPDTASVVTASHYAWGDAEWMAHRGDTPVHQAPFSVYEVHLPSWRPGATYRQLAEELPAYAREMGFTHIELMPVAGHPFSGSWGYQVTSYYAPTPRLGSPDDFRYFVDACHRAGLGVIMDWVPAHFPKDDWALARFDGDPLYEPGNASRAEHPDWGTYEFDYGRTEVRNFLVANAVYWCEEFHIDGLRVDAVASMLYLDYSRDSGQWEPNVFGGREDLDAVAFLQEMNATVYRRCPGVVTIAEESTAWDGVTRPTDGGGLGFGLKWNMGWMHDSLEYIQKEPVHRKYHHHEMTFSMVYAYSENYVLPISHDEVVHGKRALVSKMPGDWWQRRANHRAYLGFMWAHPGKQLLFMGQEFAQGAEWSEAHGPEWWLLGDDYHSAGDHRGVQSLVRDLNRVYRATPALWQRDTDPGGFRWVLCDAADDNVLAFLRFAADGGALLAVSNFSPVVRHGYRLWVPDGGAVWREELNTDEVRYGGGGVGAGGPVRAEDGFLTLTLPPLATVWLVPEG; the protein is encoded by the coding sequence ATGGCGCTGCGCGACACCACGCGCCCCGAGGCCGCGGGCCCCGTGCCGCCCGTGGCCGCCCCGCTGGACCCGGCCGACCGCGACCGGCTGCTGGCCGGGGCGCACCATGATCCGCACGCCCTGCTGGGCGCCCACCCGGTGCCGGGCGGCACGCTGGTGCGGGCGCTGCGCCCGAACGCCCGCGCGGTGAGCGTCCTGGCCGGCGGGGAGCGCACCGAGCTGCGTTCGGAGGGCGACGGGCTGTTCGCCGGCGTGCTGCCCCGCCCGGACATCCCGTCGTACACCCTGCTGGTGGCGTACGACGACGGGGAGCGGGAGGTGCACGACCCCTACCGCTTCCTGCCCGCGCTGGGCGAGCTGGACCTGCATCTGATCCGGGAGGGCCGGCACGAGCAGCTGTGGCGGGCGCTCGGGGCGGAGCCGATGGTCCACCAGGGCGTGGCCGGCACCCGGTTCACGGTGTGGGCACCGAACGCCCAGGGGGTGCGGGTCGCCGGGGACTTCACGTACTGGGACGGCACGCAGTACCCGATGCGCTCGCTCGGCGCGTGCGGGGTGTGGGAGCTGTTCCTGCCGGGGATCGGCGAGGGCACCCGGTACAAGTTCGAGATCACCTCCCGGTACGGCCACCGGTTCCTGAAGGCCGACCCGATGGCGCGGTGCGCCGAGGTACCGCCGGACACCGCGTCGGTGGTGACGGCCTCGCACTACGCCTGGGGCGACGCCGAGTGGATGGCGCACCGCGGTGACACCCCCGTGCACCAGGCGCCGTTCTCGGTGTACGAGGTGCATCTGCCGTCCTGGCGGCCCGGTGCGACCTACCGGCAGCTCGCGGAGGAACTGCCCGCGTACGCGCGGGAGATGGGCTTCACGCACATCGAGCTGATGCCGGTGGCCGGGCATCCGTTCAGCGGTTCGTGGGGCTACCAGGTCACCTCCTATTACGCGCCGACGCCCCGGCTGGGCTCGCCGGACGACTTCCGGTACTTCGTGGACGCCTGTCACCGGGCCGGGCTCGGGGTGATCATGGACTGGGTGCCGGCGCACTTCCCGAAGGACGACTGGGCGCTGGCCCGGTTCGACGGGGACCCGCTGTACGAGCCGGGGAACGCCTCGCGCGCCGAGCACCCGGACTGGGGGACGTACGAGTTCGACTACGGCCGCACCGAGGTGCGCAACTTCCTGGTGGCGAACGCCGTCTACTGGTGCGAGGAGTTCCACATCGACGGGCTGCGGGTGGACGCCGTCGCCTCCATGCTCTACCTGGACTACTCACGGGACTCCGGACAGTGGGAGCCGAACGTGTTCGGCGGCCGGGAGGACCTGGACGCGGTGGCCTTCCTCCAGGAGATGAACGCCACCGTCTACCGGCGCTGTCCGGGCGTGGTGACCATCGCCGAGGAGTCCACGGCCTGGGACGGGGTGACCCGGCCGACCGACGGCGGCGGGCTGGGCTTCGGGCTGAAGTGGAACATGGGCTGGATGCACGACTCGCTGGAGTACATCCAGAAGGAGCCGGTGCACCGCAAGTACCACCACCACGAGATGACGTTCTCGATGGTGTACGCCTACAGCGAGAACTACGTCCTGCCGATCTCGCACGACGAGGTGGTGCACGGCAAGCGGGCGCTGGTGTCGAAGATGCCCGGCGACTGGTGGCAGCGGCGCGCCAACCACCGTGCCTATCTGGGGTTCATGTGGGCCCACCCCGGCAAACAGCTGTTGTTCATGGGGCAGGAGTTCGCGCAGGGGGCGGAGTGGTCGGAGGCGCACGGGCCGGAGTGGTGGCTGCTCGGTGACGACTACCACTCGGCGGGCGACCACCGGGGTGTGCAGTCGCTGGTCCGGGACCTGAACAGGGTGTACCGGGCGACGCCGGCGCTGTGGCAGCGGGACACCGACCCGGGCGGCTTCCGGTGGGTGCTGTGCGACGCGGCGGACGACAACGTGCTGGCGTTCCTGCGGTTCGCCGCGGACGGCGGCGCGCTGCTGGCGGTGTCGAACTTCTCCCCGGTCGTCCGGCACGGCTACCGCCTGTGGGTGCCCGACGGTGGCGCGGTCTGGCGGGAGGAGCTGAACACCGACGAGGTGCGCTACGGCGGCGGCGGTGTCGGCGCCGGGGGGCCGGTCAGGGCGGAGGACGGGTTCCTCACCCTGACGCTGCCTCCGCTGGCCACGGTGTGGCTGGTGCCGGAGGGCTGA
- a CDS encoding glutamate--cysteine ligase, whose product MRTVGVEEELLLVDPDSGDPRALAAAVLARAAQDDPGQQVFEKELFGQMLEFATHPQSDMALLGDEIVRCRKEAARHAGEIGCGVAALATSPLPVSPSLSVNARYQWLAERFGIPTWDQLVCGCHVHVSVASDEEGVAVLDRLRPWLPVLRAMSANSPFWQGRNTDYASYRSRVWNRWPSAGPTEPFGTPERYHRRVTEMVDTGVVLDEGMVYFDARLSARYPTVEVRVADVCLCAETAVLLATLVRALVETAAAEWRDGRPVPDPGVSLIRLADWQAARFGLEEDLLDPVTLRPRPAAGVLESLLEHTGEALTAGGDADRAERGVAELLRRGNGAREQRLLLERTGSLRDVVTECVRRTQG is encoded by the coding sequence GTGCGCACCGTAGGAGTGGAGGAGGAACTCCTCCTGGTCGATCCGGACAGCGGCGACCCGAGGGCGCTGGCGGCTGCCGTCCTCGCCCGCGCCGCCCAGGACGATCCCGGGCAGCAGGTCTTCGAGAAGGAACTGTTCGGGCAGATGCTGGAGTTCGCCACGCATCCGCAGTCGGACATGGCCTTGCTCGGGGACGAGATCGTCCGCTGCCGCAAGGAGGCGGCCCGGCACGCCGGGGAGATCGGCTGCGGGGTCGCCGCGCTGGCCACCTCGCCGCTGCCGGTCAGCCCCTCGCTCAGTGTGAACGCGCGCTACCAGTGGCTGGCCGAGCGGTTCGGGATACCGACCTGGGACCAGCTCGTCTGCGGATGTCATGTGCACGTTTCCGTGGCATCGGACGAGGAGGGCGTCGCCGTCCTGGACCGGCTCCGCCCGTGGCTGCCCGTGCTGCGGGCGATGAGCGCCAACTCCCCGTTCTGGCAGGGCCGCAACACCGACTACGCCAGCTATCGCAGCCGGGTGTGGAACCGCTGGCCGTCGGCCGGGCCGACCGAGCCGTTCGGGACGCCCGAGCGCTACCACCGGCGGGTGACCGAGATGGTGGACACGGGGGTGGTGCTGGACGAGGGCATGGTCTACTTCGACGCGCGGCTGTCCGCCCGCTACCCGACGGTGGAGGTCCGGGTGGCGGACGTGTGCCTGTGCGCGGAGACCGCCGTCCTGCTCGCGACGCTGGTCCGCGCCCTGGTGGAGACGGCCGCGGCCGAGTGGCGGGACGGCCGGCCGGTACCCGACCCGGGGGTGAGCCTGATCCGGCTGGCCGACTGGCAGGCCGCCCGGTTCGGTCTGGAGGAGGACCTGCTGGACCCGGTCACGCTGCGGCCCCGGCCCGCCGCGGGGGTGCTGGAATCCCTGCTGGAGCACACCGGGGAGGCGCTCACCGCAGGCGGAGACGCCGACCGCGCCGAGCGGGGCGTGGCGGAACTGCTGCGCCGCGGCAACGGCGCGCGGGAACAGCGCCTGCTGCTGGAGCGCACCGGCAGCCTGCGGGACGTCGTCACCGAGTGCGTCCGGCGCACCCAGGGCTGA
- a CDS encoding DUF6480 family protein gives MSHVNPDPEPERSTGLEPGGSVPPGETPPAESSLPEAGPRETHNTSKGWAKAPLTVILVLVILIAAFFLAYALALIL, from the coding sequence ATGAGTCATGTGAACCCCGATCCGGAGCCCGAGCGCAGCACCGGGCTGGAACCCGGCGGCTCGGTCCCGCCCGGCGAGACCCCGCCCGCCGAGAGCAGCCTGCCCGAGGCCGGGCCCCGGGAGACGCACAACACGTCGAAGGGCTGGGCGAAGGCGCCGCTGACCGTGATCCTGGTCCTGGTGATCCTGATCGCGGCGTTCTTCCTGGCCTACGCGCTGGCCCTGATCCTGTGA
- a CDS encoding AMP-dependent synthetase/ligase yields the protein MRNVAPAAPPLTGGLADSVFAAAERDPALPVLAHRAETGGGWRTVTAAELRDEVVAVARGLVAAGISPGDRVALMARTRHEWTVLAHALWAVGAELVPVHPASARDQVEWMLRETHCVAVIVEDEQGVMTVGTVCARLPRLRHVWQLDAGALADLVAGGAAVPYTTVESLRRLVPPDATAAVVHTSGTSGRPMGCALSHRGLAYPCDTLLAGWAHTAAAPGQRPSVLAFLPFSHVYGLMIMLTCVRGGVLLAHEPEVSGAVPASALRTFRPTYLYGVPSVFERLYKSFLRTARQAGQGALFERAARTAREFAAAEERRRLGAGPGPGLELRLRHALYERTVYRGVRAALGGRVVRGASGGSPLGRELGLFYAGIGVFVHDGYGLTETSGAITMQPLGREKSGTVGTALPGTGIRIADDGEILVRGPSVFQGYAGDERATRAALSDGWLATGDLGRLDADGYLTITGRKKDVIVTSGGKTVSPALLEERLRAHPLVHEAVVIGDGRPCVGALITLDPDFAAHWRTALALPGDARARKAREENAVREEIARAVAAANSAVSRAESIRVYRVLPEPFAAVGGLLTPSLKPRRDAVVRHYAAEIETMYAARSRPRPVVREPAEWDEPDDVFR from the coding sequence ATGCGGAACGTCGCCCCCGCCGCCCCGCCGCTCACCGGCGGCCTCGCCGACAGCGTCTTCGCCGCGGCGGAACGCGATCCCGCGCTGCCGGTGCTGGCGCACCGCGCGGAGACCGGCGGCGGCTGGCGCACGGTGACGGCGGCCGAGCTGCGCGACGAGGTGGTGGCCGTGGCCAGGGGCCTGGTCGCCGCCGGGATCTCCCCCGGCGACCGGGTGGCGTTGATGGCCCGGACCCGGCACGAGTGGACGGTGCTCGCCCACGCGCTGTGGGCCGTCGGCGCCGAGCTGGTGCCCGTCCACCCGGCCTCCGCGCGCGACCAGGTCGAGTGGATGCTGCGGGAGACGCACTGCGTCGCCGTGATCGTGGAGGACGAGCAGGGCGTCATGACCGTCGGCACGGTGTGCGCCCGGCTGCCCCGGCTGCGGCACGTCTGGCAGCTGGACGCGGGCGCCCTCGCCGATCTGGTCGCGGGCGGGGCTGCGGTGCCGTACACCACCGTGGAGTCGCTGCGCCGGCTCGTGCCGCCGGACGCCACGGCGGCCGTCGTCCACACCTCCGGCACCTCGGGCCGGCCGATGGGCTGCGCGCTCAGCCACCGCGGCCTGGCCTACCCGTGTGACACCCTGCTGGCCGGCTGGGCGCACACCGCCGCGGCCCCGGGGCAGCGGCCGTCCGTGCTGGCCTTCCTGCCGTTCTCCCATGTGTACGGCCTGATGATCATGCTGACGTGTGTGCGCGGCGGGGTGCTGCTGGCGCACGAGCCGGAGGTGTCCGGGGCAGTGCCGGCGTCGGCGCTGCGCACGTTCCGGCCGACGTACCTGTACGGCGTGCCGTCGGTGTTCGAGCGGCTGTACAAGTCCTTCCTGCGCACCGCCCGGCAGGCGGGCCAGGGCGCGCTGTTCGAGCGGGCCGCGCGCACGGCGCGGGAGTTCGCCGCGGCCGAGGAGCGCCGGCGGCTCGGTGCCGGGCCGGGTCCGGGGCTGGAGCTGAGGCTGCGACACGCCCTGTACGAGCGGACGGTGTACCGGGGAGTGCGGGCGGCGCTCGGCGGCCGGGTGGTGCGCGGCGCCTCCGGCGGTTCCCCGCTCGGCCGCGAACTGGGCCTGTTCTACGCGGGCATCGGCGTGTTCGTGCACGACGGCTACGGACTGACCGAGACCTCCGGCGCGATCACCATGCAGCCGCTGGGCCGGGAGAAGTCCGGGACGGTGGGGACCGCGCTGCCGGGCACCGGGATCCGGATCGCCGACGACGGGGAGATCCTGGTCCGCGGGCCCTCGGTGTTCCAGGGCTACGCAGGCGACGAGCGGGCGACCCGGGCGGCGCTCAGCGACGGCTGGCTGGCCACCGGGGACCTCGGCCGGCTGGACGCCGACGGCTATCTGACGATCACCGGGCGCAAGAAGGACGTCATCGTCACCAGCGGGGGCAAGACCGTGTCGCCGGCCCTGCTGGAGGAGCGGCTGCGCGCCCATCCGCTCGTGCACGAGGCGGTGGTGATCGGCGACGGCCGGCCCTGCGTCGGCGCCCTGATCACCCTGGACCCGGACTTCGCCGCGCACTGGCGGACCGCGCTCGCGCTGCCCGGGGACGCGCGGGCCCGGAAGGCGCGGGAGGAGAACGCGGTGCGGGAGGAGATCGCGCGGGCGGTGGCCGCCGCCAACAGCGCGGTGTCCCGCGCGGAGTCCATCAGGGTCTACCGTGTCCTTCCGGAACCGTTCGCGGCGGTCGGCGGGTTGCTCACACCGTCCCTGAAGCCGCGCCGGGACGCCGTGGTACGGCACTACGCCGCCGAGATCGAGACGATGTACGCGGCGCGGTCCCGGCCGCGGCCGGTGGTGCGGGAGCCGGCCGAGTGGGACGAGCCGGACGACGTGTTCCGCTGA